Proteins found in one Longimicrobium terrae genomic segment:
- the larC gene encoding nickel pincer cofactor biosynthesis protein LarC, which translates to MYGLIFDPFAGASGDMTVAALLDLGLPLEWLQSFVADLDLGDIRVGAEKVDRKGISCTRLLLELPHEHAHRHLHHVVKIIEGTRVRPEIRDRAVQAFTLLAESEAAVHGTTVDRVHFHEVGALDAIVDVLCSVAGCYELGATEFYTRPVALGRGWVDMAHGHFPVPPPAVLKLLSGIPVRDPEFEGECTTPTGAALIKALTGGAPPPVTFTPVRDGFGAGTRDPKDRPNCLRLVLIEGGSASGDVVVLQADMDDLPPEYVPGLLQAVLDAGALDCTAQPVAMKKERTGVRIEALALPAAREAVQAALFQAGTTIGVRWWLASREVLPRRMDTVTWRGEAIRVKRSRLPGGGERAKAEFEDVARAAARLGMNPLEAYRALLADGVARED; encoded by the coding sequence GTGTACGGACTGATCTTTGACCCGTTTGCGGGCGCCAGCGGCGACATGACCGTCGCCGCCCTGCTGGACCTGGGACTGCCGCTGGAATGGCTGCAGTCCTTTGTCGCCGACCTCGACCTGGGCGACATCCGCGTCGGCGCCGAAAAGGTGGACCGCAAGGGCATCTCGTGCACGCGCCTGCTGCTGGAACTGCCGCACGAGCACGCGCACCGGCACCTGCACCACGTCGTAAAGATCATCGAGGGCACCCGCGTTCGCCCCGAAATCCGCGACCGTGCGGTGCAGGCGTTCACGCTTCTTGCTGAGTCCGAGGCCGCCGTTCACGGAACCACCGTGGATCGCGTGCACTTTCACGAAGTCGGCGCGCTGGACGCCATCGTGGACGTGCTCTGCTCGGTGGCCGGGTGCTACGAGCTGGGCGCCACCGAGTTCTACACCCGCCCCGTGGCCCTGGGCCGCGGCTGGGTCGACATGGCGCACGGGCACTTTCCCGTGCCGCCGCCGGCCGTGCTCAAGCTGCTGAGCGGCATTCCCGTGCGCGACCCGGAGTTCGAGGGCGAGTGCACCACCCCCACCGGCGCGGCGCTCATCAAGGCGCTTACCGGGGGCGCGCCGCCACCGGTGACGTTTACGCCCGTGCGTGACGGCTTCGGCGCGGGAACGCGCGATCCCAAGGACCGGCCCAACTGCCTGCGGCTGGTGCTGATCGAGGGCGGCTCCGCGTCCGGCGACGTCGTGGTGCTGCAGGCCGACATGGACGACCTGCCGCCGGAGTACGTGCCGGGGCTGCTGCAGGCCGTGCTGGACGCGGGCGCGCTGGACTGCACCGCGCAGCCCGTGGCGATGAAGAAGGAGCGCACCGGCGTGCGCATCGAAGCGCTGGCGCTTCCCGCCGCGCGCGAGGCGGTGCAGGCGGCGCTGTTCCAGGCCGGCACCACCATCGGGGTACGCTGGTGGCTGGCCAGCCGCGAAGTGCTGCCGCGGCGCATGGATACGGTGACGTGGCGCGGGGAAGCCATCCGCGTCAAGCGCTCGCGGCTGCCCGGCGGCGGCGAGCGCGCCAAGGCCGAGTTCGAGGACGTGG